The Candidatus Eisenbacteria bacterium genomic sequence TCCGACGAGCCGCTCCCCGTTTCCGCGGAATCGCGGGCGATCCTTTTCCTCACGGTCTTCATCCACCTCCTCGGCTTCGGGATCATCATCCCCCTGCTTCCCTATTACGCGGAGACCTACGGCGCGACCGGATTCACGGTCGGACTCCTCACAACGTCCTTCTCGTTCTCCCAGTTCGTCTTCGCGCCGGTTTGGGGCAGGCTCGGCGACCGCATCGGGCGCCGGCCGATCCTCATCGGAAGCCTCCTTCTCACCGGCGTGTCCTACATCGTCTATGCTGCGGCCACCTCGCTCACGCTCCTCTTCGTGTCGCGGATGCTCGCCGGCGTTGCGGGCGCCGTCCTCTCGACCGCCCAGGCCTACGTGGCCGACACGACGAGGCCGGAGGATCGGACGAAGGGCATGGGCTTGATCGGCGCGGCGTTCGGGATGGGATTCATCTTCGGCCCCGCGATCGGGGGCGCCCTGAGCCGATGGGGTTACGCGGTCCCGGCCTACGCTTCGGCCGCCCTCGCGCTTGCCGCCGCCGCGTTCGCGTTCGTGCGGCTTCCCGAATCGCTCCCGCCCGGGGCGCGCGCGGGGATCTTGGCGAGCCGCCGCTCGAGGACGCTGCGCGAGGCGCTCGCGAGGCCGGTGGTGGGGGTCGTGCTGGGACTTTTCTTTGTCGCGACCCTTTGCTTCTCGGGGATGGAGACCATCCTGGCGCTCTTCTGCCAGCGGTTCTATGGCTGGGGGCCCCACGAGATCGGCTATCTCTTCGCCTACGTCGGCGTCGTGGCCGCCTCGATGCAGATCGGGATCGTCGGCGCGCTCGCGCGGCGTTTCGGCGAGCGCGCGCTGGTGCGGGCGGGGCTCGCGTTGATGGGGGCCGCGTTCGTCGTAGCGGGGATCGTCCCCCCGCTCGCGCTCTTCCTCGCCGTCATGGGGGCGATCGCGGTGGCGAGTGGTCTCACGACACCCTCTTTGTCGGGGCTCATCTCGATCGCCACGCCGGCGGACGAGCAGGGTGGGATCCTCGGCGTCTACCAGTCGCTTGGCAGCCTCGCGCGCGCGACGGGCCCGTTCCTGGCCGGATTCGTGTTCGACGTCGTGGGTCCCGGCGCGCCGCTCTGGATGGCCGGGATCGTGCTGTGGATCGCCGCCCTCGCCGCGGCCCGATTGCCGCGGCGGAGCGCGTCCCTTACCGCGCGATCGACTTCTTGATGCTGGCGCGGAGCTTCTCGAGGCCCTCCGCGAGCGCTTCCCTCGAGATCACGAGCGGTGGGCGGAACCGGATCGAATTGGGACCCGACCCGATCACGATCACGCCTTCTTCATAGGCCTTCGCGATCACCTGATCGCGGAGCGCCGCGTCTTTGAGATCGAAGGCGCACATGAGCCCTTTGCCGCGCGCGTTCGAGACGTGGTCCGGGAACTCACGCGTCAGGGACTCGATGCCATGGAGGAGCTCCGCCCCGCGGGCGGCGGCGTTGTCGAGAAGCTTCTCCTCCGCCATGATCTCGAGATACCGCCCGGAGCGCACCATGTCGACGAGCGTGCCCCCCCAGGTGGAGTTGAGCCGGCTCGAGACCCGGAATACATTGTCCTTCACCTCGTCGATCCGCGCGCCCGCGATGAATCCACAGACCTGCGTTTTCTTGCCGAAGGCCACCATGTCGGGCTTCACGTCGTAGTTCTCGTAGGACCACATCTTGCCCGTCAGCCCCAGGCCCGCCTGCACCTCGTCGAACACGAGCATCGCTTCGTACTCGTCCGCGATCCGACGGAGCTCCTGTAGGAATTCCTTCCGGAAGTGGTTGTCGCCCCCCTCCCCCTGGATCGGCTCGATGATGATGGCCGCGATATCGTCTTGGTTGCGCTCGAAGGCGATCTTGATCTGCGCGATCGAAAGCGCTTCGCGCTCCTTCACGTCCCGGAGATTATCGTCGTGGAGCGGAAATCGCACCTTGGGGTTCAACACACGGGGCCAATCGAATTTCGGGAAGTAGGCTGTCTTACGCGGGTCGGTCGTGTTGGTCAGCGAGAGGGTGTAGCCCGAGCGGCCGTGGAATGCCTGCTCGAAATGAAGCACTTTGCGACCGTGCTCCTCGCGGTACCCACGCGCGAAGTTCTTGCGCACCTTCCAGTCGAACGCGGCCTTGAGCGCGTTCTCCACCCCGAGCGTCCCGCCCGCGACGAGGAACAGGTGCGGAAGGTAGCCGGGCATCGCGTAGGTCCCGAACGTCTCGACGAACTCGGCCATTTCGACCGTGTAGACGTCCGAGTTCGAAGGATTGTGCAGGGCCGCGCGCAGGAGCTTCCGCGTGAACTCCGGGGTCTTCATGCCGGGGTGGTTCATCCCGACCGGGTTGGTCGCGAAGAAAGAGAAGAAATCGAGGAGGCGCCTCCCGCGGCGCGAGTCGTAGATATGGACGCCCTCGCTCTTCTCGAGATCGAGGACGAAGTCGAAACCGTCCGCGAGCATTCGCTTCGCGATCGTCTCATGAACCTTGTCGGGAGTGATCTTCACCGACGAGGCGGCCAGGGTCGGATTCATCCAGTGCTCCTTTCGGGCTGAGGAACCTTCATTCCGATTCAATCTTGATCCGGCTCTGCTCCTTGGCGGTGGCCAGGACCATGAGGGTGCGCGTCTGCCGCACGCCGCGCACCGAATTCAGCTTCTCGATGAGGAGCTTGCGGAACGCGGCCATGTCCTGGACCCGCACCTTGAGGAGGAGCGAGAACTCACCCGTGATGTGATGGCACTCGAGGACCTCGTCCAGCCCCCGCACGATCTGGATGAAACCTGTCTCGAGCTTCGGATGCTCGATCAGGATCTCGACGAATGCGGTGATGTCCTGTCCCAATTTGCGCCCGTCGAGGAGGGCGACATATCCCCGGATGACGCCGTTGCGCTCGAGCTTCCGGATCCGTTCGTTGACCGAGGGGGGCGTGAGCCCAACCGCCTTGGCCACGTCGGCCTGCGAGACCTTGGCGTTGTCTTGCAGCAGCGCGAGAATCTTTCGGTCCGTGGCGTCCAGGGCGGCCCCGTTGTTTTGTTTTGTTAGGGCGGATGAGATCATTGCCTAATATTATTCGGCATTTTAGCCTGTTGAGTCAACTTTTATTTAGTCGAAGGCGATACGGACCATGGGCGCGGCCGCTTGAAGCGGGCGCCTCGTCGGCGTAGGCTTGTACTCGTGAGCTTTCCAAACCCTTTCCCCAGGAGACCCCGCGCACCCCATGAAAAGACCAGAATCGATTAAAACACTTAAAGTTAGCGGATATCTCCCGGTGACCGTGAAGCAGGAAATGAGGCGTAATCTCGTCGGGATGATCGAGCGGGGGGAGATTCTCTTTCCAGGGATCGTCGGGTACGAGAAGACGGTCCTCCCTCAGATCGAGAACGCCATCATGAGCGGCCACGACTTCATCCTGCTCGGGCTGAGGGGCCAGGCGAAGACCCGAATCCTGCGCCAATTGGTCCGCTTCCTCGACGAATGGATCCCCGCGGTCGAAGGCTGCGAGCTGAACGACGATCCTCTGAATCCGGTCTGCCCCGCGTGCAAGCGGCGTCTCGCGGCCGAGGGGGATGAGGTTCCGATCCGGTGGATTCACCGCGACGAGCGCTATCGCGAGAAGCTCGCGACGCCCGACGTCACGATCGCGGACTTGATCGGCGACATCGATCCGATCAAGGCCGCGAACCGGAGACTCTCGTACAGCGACCCCGAGGTCATGCACTACGGGATCGTGCCGCGGACCAATCGCGGGATCTTCGCCATCAACGAGCTGCCCGACCTCCAGCCCCGGATCCAGGTCGGGCTCCTCAATATCCTCGAAGAGAAAGACATCCAGATCCGCGGATTTCCAATCCGGCTTCCCCTCGACGTCCAGATCGTGTTCTCCGCGAACCCGGAGGACTACACGAACCGCGGCAACATCATCACCCCGCTCCGAGATCGCATCGCGTCGCAGATCATGACCCACTACCCCTACACGCTCGAGGACGCGATGAAGGTCACCGAGCAGGAAGCGTGGACGAGCCGCGGCGAGGGAATCGAGGTCGTGGTCCCCGCATACATGAAGGAGCTCGTGGAGACGGTGGCGCTCCAGGCGCGCAAGTCCTCCTACGTCGATCAGGGCTCGGGCGTGAGCGTTCGCATGACGATCTCGCTCATGGAGAACCTGATCTCGAACGCGGAGCGCCGCGGCATCCGGACCGGCGAGCGCCGCCAGGCGGTACGCATCTGCGATCTCCAGAACGGGATCGCTTCGATCAGCGGCAAGGTCGAGCTCGTGTACGAGGGGGAGCAGGAGGGCGCGGTCGCCGTTGCGAAGCACCTCGTCGGGAAGGCCGTAAAGGAGGTGTTCGCTCGCCACTTCCCCGACGCCTACAAAGCCAAGGAGAAAAACGAGGGTGCGCCCTCCGAGTACGACCCGATTTTCCGCTGGTTCGCCCAGGGGAAGCGGGTCGAAATCTCCGACGAGCTCTCGACGCGGGATTTCCACCAGCGGCTCTCTCAAGTGACCGGGCTCGAGGAGCTCCCGAAGCGCTACCTCTCGATCAAGGACTCGATCGAGCTTCCCACCGCGATGGAGTTCGTCTTGGAGGCGCTCCACCAAAACTCGATCCTCGCCAAGGAACGGACCGACACGAGCGCGCTCGCCTACACGGACATGTTCTCGACCATGCTCGGAAAGCCGGAGGACGCGGAGGACTGATCGTGGATTTCCGCTACTCCAAGTGGGACGAGCGGCTCATCAAGAACGTCCACTTTCTCAAGAACCTGCTCTCCCTCTACAACCGCCTCCTTCTCATGACCGACGGAAACGTCGATGAGGCCCTCCGCGCTCTGGAGGAGCTCGGGGAGCGATTCGGATTCTTCAATTCCAAATTCACTCCCGATGATTTCAGAAAACACCTTCTGGAGTCCGACGCGGTCCAGGAGGTGAACGGGAAGCACGTCTTGACCCGGCGCGGCGAGCGGATGATCCGGCAGGATTCGCTGGATCGTATTTTCAGCGCGCTGGCGAAGGATTCCGCGGGGGATCACCGCGTGCCGCGGACCGGCGCGGGCGGAGAGAAGATCACCGAGACGAGACCCTACGTTTTCGGGGACAGCATCTCGGACATCGATTTCCTGTCGAGCGTGCGGAACTCGGTCCGCCGGCAGCGGGGGGAGTGGGGGCAGGAGGGGCTCAACCTCACCGAGGACGATTTGGAGGTCTTCGAGACCGAGCATTCCTCATCGTGCGCGACCGTGCTCCTCATCGACGTGAGCCACTCGATGATTCTCTACGGCGAGGACCGGATCACCCCCGCAAAGCAGGCGGCGCTGGCTTTGGCCGAGCTGATCCTGACCCGCTACCCGAAAGATTCGCTCCATGTCGTCCTGTTCGGCGACGACGCGTGGGAGGTGAAGATCCGCGACATTCCCTACGCGTCGGTGGGTCCTTATCACACGAACACCAAAGCGGCGCTCCAGCTCGGGCAGCGGATCCTCGCGAGGCAGAAGCACGCGAACAAGCAGATCTTCATGATCACGGACGGGAAACCCTCCGCGATCCACGAGAACGGGCGGTTGTACAAGAATGCGTTCGGCCTCGACCCCAAGATCGTGAACAAGACCCTGGACGAGGCCGTGCAGTGCCGTCGCAAAAGGATCGCAATCACCACGTTCATGGTGACGCAGGATCCCTATCTCGTTCGGTTCGTCGAGCGCTTCACCCAGCTCAACAAGGGCCGGGCCTATTTCGCCGATCTGGAAAACCTCGGCTCCTACCTCTTCGTGGACTACAACCAGAACCGGCGCAAGCGGGTGAACTAGGGACGCGCGGGAGGTCGCGACCCGGCGATCAAACGGAGCATACGCCCGCCACCGGGCGTTGCACCTGACTACGCGGCCGTCACTTGAGGGCGTACCCCAGCCCGGCACGGAGGCTCACCAATTGCACTTCCCCCAGACTCGGTGCGTCATACGCGAACTGCCTGGCGAAACTCTGATGGAATGTGGCGCTGAGCTCCAGAATGGCGGCCCCCGGGAGCCTGGCGTAACCGCCGCCGCCGAAATTCAATCCTGAGAAGAGGCCGGAATCGGAGTACTGGGTAAGCCTCTGCGAGAAGAAATTCACATACTCTCCGCGCCGCTCGAGCCGGTACATCCCCAATCCCAGGCGGAAGAGCGCCTCGATACGGCGCGGCGTCCGCGGACCGATCTCGACTCCGAACGTCCAAGGGGTCACGGTGCTCACGAACGAGCCCTCGTGCGCGGTCCGGACGCGCTCAACGTCGGCCCACACCCGTAGAGAGTAGGAGACCGCGTAACGGACCGCTCCTCCGCCGCCCCACCCCGTTTCTCTCAATCCGTTTCCACTTAAAGCGCGCGTCCCGTGAACGATCAGGCACAGACGTGGGGGGGCCGGGCCGATCGGCGCGGCGGATGTCG encodes the following:
- a CDS encoding MFS transporter, coding for MPGSSDEPLPVSAESRAILFLTVFIHLLGFGIIIPLLPYYAETYGATGFTVGLLTTSFSFSQFVFAPVWGRLGDRIGRRPILIGSLLLTGVSYIVYAAATSLTLLFVSRMLAGVAGAVLSTAQAYVADTTRPEDRTKGMGLIGAAFGMGFIFGPAIGGALSRWGYAVPAYASAALALAAAAFAFVRLPESLPPGARAGILASRRSRTLREALARPVVGVVLGLFFVATLCFSGMETILALFCQRFYGWGPHEIGYLFAYVGVVAASMQIGIVGALARRFGERALVRAGLALMGAAFVVAGIVPPLALFLAVMGAIAVASGLTTPSLSGLISIATPADEQGGILGVYQSLGSLARATGPFLAGFVFDVVGPGAPLWMAGIVLWIAALAAARLPRRSASLTARSTS
- a CDS encoding L-lysine 6-transaminase; this translates as MNPTLAASSVKITPDKVHETIAKRMLADGFDFVLDLEKSEGVHIYDSRRGRRLLDFFSFFATNPVGMNHPGMKTPEFTRKLLRAALHNPSNSDVYTVEMAEFVETFGTYAMPGYLPHLFLVAGGTLGVENALKAAFDWKVRKNFARGYREEHGRKVLHFEQAFHGRSGYTLSLTNTTDPRKTAYFPKFDWPRVLNPKVRFPLHDDNLRDVKEREALSIAQIKIAFERNQDDIAAIIIEPIQGEGGDNHFRKEFLQELRRIADEYEAMLVFDEVQAGLGLTGKMWSYENYDVKPDMVAFGKKTQVCGFIAGARIDEVKDNVFRVSSRLNSTWGGTLVDMVRSGRYLEIMAEEKLLDNAAARGAELLHGIESLTREFPDHVSNARGKGLMCAFDLKDAALRDQVIAKAYEEGVIVIGSGPNSIRFRPPLVISREALAEGLEKLRASIKKSIAR
- a CDS encoding Lrp/AsnC family transcriptional regulator; the protein is MISSALTKQNNGAALDATDRKILALLQDNAKVSQADVAKAVGLTPPSVNERIRKLERNGVIRGYVALLDGRKLGQDITAFVEILIEHPKLETGFIQIVRGLDEVLECHHITGEFSLLLKVRVQDMAAFRKLLIEKLNSVRGVRQTRTLMVLATAKEQSRIKIESE
- a CDS encoding magnesium chelatase, with the translated sequence MKRPESIKTLKVSGYLPVTVKQEMRRNLVGMIERGEILFPGIVGYEKTVLPQIENAIMSGHDFILLGLRGQAKTRILRQLVRFLDEWIPAVEGCELNDDPLNPVCPACKRRLAAEGDEVPIRWIHRDERYREKLATPDVTIADLIGDIDPIKAANRRLSYSDPEVMHYGIVPRTNRGIFAINELPDLQPRIQVGLLNILEEKDIQIRGFPIRLPLDVQIVFSANPEDYTNRGNIITPLRDRIASQIMTHYPYTLEDAMKVTEQEAWTSRGEGIEVVVPAYMKELVETVALQARKSSYVDQGSGVSVRMTISLMENLISNAERRGIRTGERRQAVRICDLQNGIASISGKVELVYEGEQEGAVAVAKHLVGKAVKEVFARHFPDAYKAKEKNEGAPSEYDPIFRWFAQGKRVEISDELSTRDFHQRLSQVTGLEELPKRYLSIKDSIELPTAMEFVLEALHQNSILAKERTDTSALAYTDMFSTMLGKPEDAED
- a CDS encoding VWA domain-containing protein, with translation MDFRYSKWDERLIKNVHFLKNLLSLYNRLLLMTDGNVDEALRALEELGERFGFFNSKFTPDDFRKHLLESDAVQEVNGKHVLTRRGERMIRQDSLDRIFSALAKDSAGDHRVPRTGAGGEKITETRPYVFGDSISDIDFLSSVRNSVRRQRGEWGQEGLNLTEDDLEVFETEHSSSCATVLLIDVSHSMILYGEDRITPAKQAALALAELILTRYPKDSLHVVLFGDDAWEVKIRDIPYASVGPYHTNTKAALQLGQRILARQKHANKQIFMITDGKPSAIHENGRLYKNAFGLDPKIVNKTLDEAVQCRRKRIAITTFMVTQDPYLVRFVERFTQLNKGRAYFADLENLGSYLFVDYNQNRRKRVN